In Miscanthus floridulus cultivar M001 chromosome 8, ASM1932011v1, whole genome shotgun sequence, the sequence CCTGCTGTATCCTCTGTCATATATTCAGCAGTTGTTAACTTCACAAGGATGCGTAAGTACCCAGAAAGCCCTGTTAGGAAACACTGTTTCTTGTCTAACTTGTAGAACACTGTTTTTTGTACTTCACAAGGATTCTATATTTCCTTTTGTTTTCTCACCTATAAAATCCGCATGGTCTGTAGTAAAAATTGTGCTGGTGATTTTATTCAGAGTTCATACTATGTGGCTCCTGAATATATTGTTTACAACACAAAGCTTGTATTTTGTTTTGAATGCTGCTCAATTTCCCCTTCTTATGTATGAACATTTTGAAACTTGTCAGTTGTCAAATTGGGAATTTCATCAGTAGAAATCATGAGAAAGTAGATTTATGTCCCAGTTATGCTGACGGTTCGCATTTTCCCTCCAAAACAACCTTAAAACCTGCCTTAAAACTAGCTTTAtgagaaatatgaaaacaaacttAAGAAGAACTGTTCTTGTGCTATAATacctggggaagggtgttagtggcaagccttaccctcgcctgtgcgatgcgaggagaccacgactcaaacccgggaccttccagtcacaggcggtaagactctaccgcttgcaccagggcCGCCCTTCTTGTGCTATAATACCTACTTGGTTAAAAAGCCTTGGTCATGCCCCTCGTCCCTCCGTTTTCGTTTACTTGTCAccgaatttttactgtagcaattttgaccatacatttttttctgcaaaagatttttagatacatcaagttttcacatatatggttctttattgaacatacttcattagtgctatatacattgaagtatctaagatttttttagaagGGAAAACAGATGGCCAAATCTGCTACAGTAAAAAAAGTTGCTGGCAAGTAAACACAAACGGAGGGAAGTACATGGTTATCTGCACTGTATAGTGTATACTTGTCACAACCTCTGTATCTGTCCACAAAATGATCTTGAATTGCTGTTTGTTTGCTcctatttatatttatatctgTTCGCAGTTGAGCGGAAAGACCAGAAGACCCTTGAAAAATTGAGGGCTGAGAGGAAAGCCAAGATTGATGAGCTTAAAGAGAGAACAAATTATTATCTTACCCAACAGCTTATTCAGGCAAGTGGGCAAATTGCTATTACTCAATGaacataaattcactagttgCTGGTATCAAATTTTATCATGTCTCTTGCCACACCAATACTGAACTGTGATATGTACCATTAATCATGCATGTGCAGAAATATGATCTTGATCCAGCCGCAAAGGCCGCAGCAGCTTCAGTTTTGGCATCTAAGCTTGGGGAGGAGACTGGCTTAAAATTTCATGTTGGAGAAGAACCAAAGCTGGATGCTGCAGTGGCTAGAAGCAATGATGTTGAGATAGTACCATCAGATGGTTTGAGAAACAGGAAGCAACCCAATGCAAGAGGAAGCAGGACTGGGAGCCCTGCTGCTCATACCCCAGCACAGGGAACTGAATCTAATCTACCTGCTAGTGCTGGCCTGGAAACTGCACCAGTTCCAATGGTGGTAGAGCACCATCAAGGCTCAGGGGCTAGTCATGGTGGTGGATGGATTGGAAAGATTGCTGCCTTACTTGTGGGGGAGGACCCATCACAGTCTTATGCTTTGATATGTGGCAACTGCCATATGCATAACGGTGTGTATTATAGACCAATCTCTTTTGACATGTTTCACATACCATACCTAAATATTGGACTCATTACCTAATAATACTAATATTTGCAGGCTTGGCCCGAAAGGAAGATTACCCACATGTTACTTACTACTGTCCACATTGTCATGCATTAAACACATCAAAGCAGTCCATGGGGCAATACTCAGGCTCCAACTCAGACCGGTCAACCCCTGTTGTTCTGGCTGATGGATTATCCACTTCCAGTTCAGTACAAGAGACTGAATTGAGTAACCTGACGACATTGCAGGAGCTACCTGAGGAAGGAAATGCAGAGAAGCAAGAAGTGGAGGCAAGTTGATGGTTCATATAACTTCTATTGTTGATGTGTGTGGAACTAGTTCATCTTTAGACGTATATCGTCATGTGTTCAACTGGTGGAGCCACAGATTTAGCACTGTTGTAAATTGGAAATAGTGACTGATATGATCTTCAGACATAGCATGCAAAAAGAAGAAATGGTGTACATCCTTGAGTGGATGATTTTTTGTAGCGCGAAGTCTTCCTGCTGCGTGGCAAGATGAGGCTGAAAAGCTATATGACGTTCAGACAAGATGGTGGTGTAGGATATAACATAAGATCATTGCTTCATTTTCTATTTCTACCATTTTTATATGCACGCGCTTATTCAGAGAACAGGAACGTGGAGAATTTTTTGCGTTTGTCTTGACCTTCGGTCTTTCCTTTGTTGTTTGTTACCTTGCACTTGCAGCATTTCGTACACAGTTTTCTTACGATGTTGAAACCGTACTTTTCATTTGGCGTTGCTTGATGTGTTCTTTGTTCTTTACCGCACCTTTCTGGTTGCTTGCAAACAAATGCAGCACAAAAAGAAACGGCTTTTCCACTTTCTCAAAGCTAAAAGTAAAGAAAACTTATTTTCCACTTTGCCTTAATGTACCACTGAATCGAGCCCAACTTGCCCCAGAGCGCTATAAAATATACATATGCATAGCTGATTGTTTTGGTGCACATCATTAACTCTATGCTTATTCAGCAGAAATTTCCAGGACCAAtcgatgtgcatgtgtatgtaaACTTGTCACTACAGATTTAGCAATAACTTGTCACTACAGATTTAGCAATACTCcatctgttttaaattataagatgttttgatttttttagataaataactttgttatgtatttagatatatattatgCGTCTTTCGCAATAAAAGATATATACTATGGATAGATACACAGTATAATTAATATattatcttataatttggatcgGATAGAGTAATAACTAAATTGATCCAAAAGATTCTGCTCAATAATCAGATATGTAACAGTATAATAAAATCCTTCCGGTCCTAGATGCCACAACACAAACATAAAACTACCAATTGCAGTACGAGATCAATCATCACACATGAGGACCTACCATTTAGCCCTCCACAGCGTTACTATTGTGGTATTATCATCAGGTAACTCTTCCCTCCAGTTTTGGATGAGAGGTTACTCCCCGGGACCAATCTTGCAACTTATTTCAAGTCAAAGCAATTTGGATCATAATTCACCCTTAGTCTGCGCATAGTCACGAACATTGCAGGTATCTAGTGAACTATAAGAGAGACAAAAGTATAGCCCGCCGTATCGTGTTTTCAGAactaaggtcttgtttagttcgcgaaattttttggaaaatgatactgtagcactttcgttgttatttgacaattagtgtccaatcatagtctaattaggcttaaaagattcgtctcgtgaatttcgtctaaactgtgtaattagttttattttttatttatatttaatgcttcatgcatatgtccaaagattcgatgtgacggggaatcttgaaattttttgcaaaatgaagtgcaactaCAGCACCTAAATAGTGATCTCCCTTTTGTTTTACAAGGATCTGCTTCACGATGGCCTAGATGTGTCCAGTAGTCATCAGCCTGATTGACCGCGACGCGACACAAAATTTTCTTGAACCAACCTCCCAACGCGCATTGCCTGCCTTCGTCAATCCTTATGTTGTCGTAACCGTGCAGTCTCATGTGCTCATCACCCTGGAGATGACAAACTCAAATTACAacaagtgggttttattcaagTACACATGGACAGCTTCGTTCGTGCGCCCCAATGATTTATATTGGGAGCAGATAGACTGCCACATCCACAGCTAGTTGTTTGGCTTGGATGCTAAGAGTGTGATCGACCTCAACCTCGCCGTGGAACAGGATAAGAATGCTCACGAGCTATGGCCATTATTGTAGATCTATGTGAGACCAACAAGGAGTCGCACACGATGTTCCTAAGTCATGAGTTGGAGACCTCTCCCTATTTGTTTGTCAACTGATTGCAACGGTTAGGTTCCAATGGAGACCTTATATAAACTCTATCTCACAATTGTGTTGGAGAGTCTTGGAGTCCATTGAACCCTAAGGAAGTTAGAACAAGTGTAGAACACTTCATCCACCGATGCTTTAGTGGTTTTGCCAGAAGTGTGGTTCTGTGGTGGTTTGTCGTGTTGTTGTTCATTTGCTAAGGTGTTTTTTCCTACTAGATATATGCCGTGGTCATGATCTTTTTACCGAACCTCAGTAATCGGACGTCGACGCGTGAGTTCTAAGGAATTCGTATCGGAACTATGTAGAACATGGACGTGTGATGTCCGAGTGGAAGATGATTCGTATCGGACACGGAAACATGAGCAGAGATTGTGACTTGGTATCACCAGACAGATGATGCGATTACGGTCCTTGTCTTTTTATTTGGTGTAGAGATATACCAATTTATTGTTGTACTTTGCTTCTTCCATGTTGAACGTTAAAACTTGCCCAGCAAATTATATATATACAgcgtacccccccccccccccccccccccccccccccgcactaACTGTTTAGGTGGATTTTACCGCACTCATACTTTCTCCCTTTCTTGATTCCTCCCTGTGCTAGCTTCGTGTTTACAGTTGTATTAGGTTAATAAGGAGTACTACCTAGCAAATGCTGCAATCAAGCACCAACTGTTTACGGTTGTAGAGTCGCACAAAGGTGAGGAAATCGCGGCCGACGCTGTCGTACTCGATCCCTTTCCCCATTTAACCTTTATATTTAATCAGAGCGCTCAAGCCAATTAATCAATTCCAAGAGCAGAGGGCTAAAAAATGTATTTTTGCCGCATCCTTTTTCTTAGGGGCAACCGCCACTAGCATCCTCACTTTCACCTTCGTTAACTTCCTCAAAAATTTCTATCCATTTATAAAAGATTATTGCAGCATTGCTTATGGGGTCTAGACATATGACCAAGAGTTTGTGCCCCCATTTCTTGACTCCCTTTggccttttttttagaaaaaaagaagAGCAGGTGGGGAATTGAGAAACCCAACTTGATTGGATTTGTCGCAGGTAAGTGGTGCGGAGTTACCAACCCAACAACGCTGAGGCAAATCTATGATAGTTTTGCTGCTAATGCAGTTGTTTATTTCTTGCCTGATGTGGACGAACATGAGATCCCATCCAGTGATCTTGTTCAGTTAGTTTTACGCGCATGGTTTAAGCGTGGAGGGGTGAAAtgcctagtttggttttggataattgataaaacctaggactaacctttgatctaagtatgTGAATTAGAAAAAGTGGTCCAATCTAAGTGTTTGAGCAAGATGAGGTCTATGGTGATGGAGGTGGACatgaaatgaagatgatcaagctcaacttggaaaagaagaaagagaaaaataaaaaccgagaagatcaaggcaaaggtatatgataagtttttgttttgcactcaagacatcaTAGAGGGTTTGAGTGACTTagaatcgatagccgtactataaagagggaaaatctttggataaacggtttatcgagtaccactaggtgacatgacttttgcatatgtatttaggaacctagtgtgctaactttgatccttgtaaaatgctttgaaaaatactGATACACGTGCAcataagttctacactttgtggttagtaagttggaagcaagggcgaagAGGTTGCGGacttagaaaaaagaaaaggaggagctacacgtcgaccggacgctggacacgtTCTGACCGGAGGCTGgacacgtcctgaccggacgttggcaagGCGAGTCCGGTCATTTTTAACTGAGGCAGCGCTGCTGGACGAGAGGGcagagaaggaccggacgctgctcaCCTACGAGTCCGGTCACCTTTTCCCGAGGAGCGCGTTGACGCGATCGGACGCGCAGGGTCCGAGTCAGGTCGAGGCTGATGTACGATGACGACAGCGCAGTGAGTGAGCACCTGTGAGGACCGGACGCCAGGCGCGTCAGGTCAatgatgatcggacgcgtccggtcagcttaaaacggctctggaacctttctgggaTTGATCTGATGTTGTTTGGTTCAGAGTCCGGTCGTTCGAGCAGCGAGTCCGGTCGTTCGAGCAGCAAGTCCGGTCGTTCGAGCAGCGAGTCCGGTCGTAACTTAACTGTTCGCGTGCTCGGGattcgaccgttgagatcgagcggctCTGGTTCAAATGGGGACACGTGGATGGCCGttggcgaccggacactggccgaccggacgtaggggtGTGTCCGGTCGGTGCGTCCGATCAGCCCGATAGTGCTCAACAGCTCTTTGAgtcttggggctctataaataagAAGGTACCGGCTtgaggctcactctcttggtactttgacatacttgacatccttgtgagcctaagcaaacacctcccactcatctccattattgattcatcatcatagtgagattgagagtgattacaagtgcatttgcttgagtgattgcatctagtggcactaggggatcgttgtggctgcggatttcttgtttctcttggtggttgccgccaccttgtaacacctctggtgttacgagctcgctaagcatggagattatggcctgagagaTAGATCCATAAGTAGAGTGAGTTAGTTTAATCAAATGCGATAATGAAAATTCTAACAAGAAAATAAGAGAAGTAGTTTAATTGTTTAGCACGAAAagcaatttctataaacaaaaataaaatatagcttGTGTGTAGTGCTTAACTAAAGGTGATGAGCAAATGGTGTAAATGAAAAGTGCAACTTAAATTTTTGAAAACAAaggttgttaactagtgttcttggaagctcaaaaatcaaattgaaaattaaaattagcccttttcgttgaatcggcaaAAAATTGAAGTTGTGTTGAAAGTACACTTTTTGGCGATTTTTAAAATGTAAAATAGTAAAATGACGCCCtgatgttttggttctattgaTTGGTATAAAGTGTGTGATATGTCGTGAAATGGTTGTTGGTGAAGTTTGGTaaagttttgaccgtttaaaaattcaaccaaaagtGCTAGGGAGTGTTAGTTCTAACTGGAACCTTGAATTCCTTTTAAGTCTGAAAAGATGATAGTCAATGCTACTTCGACATTTAAATATCCGTAAAATTTCCTAAGCACCAACTTCATGTTTTTGCACCGTCAGTTGTGTCGAAATGAGCACTTGAGAACGGTGTAGGTCGGGGTGGTGATGGGTGTCACGGCACTCTCATAGAAATTGCATAACTTCGTTAGAACGCGTTGCGAATTCAATCTGGTGTTCGTTCACGAACCAGCGTTCAGCATCGTTCGCAACCACTCATCTCACCTACCTCGCCCAGTACGACTCGCGCATTATTAAGGAAAGGACCGAGCTACTGTCCTTGCCTCTGcaatctctcactctctctctctctgcttgcCTCTGCCGAGCCGAGtgcacgccatggccgccgtAGCGAGCTGCTGCTCTTGCCCTCCCCGCTCTGCTTCTCCCTCTGCTGCGTGCCCCAGCATCCCTGCTTGGAACGCCCCTGACCCGCCTCATCTTCCTCTCCTCCCGGCGTGCGCTCGCCTGAGCTTCTGCCGCTGgaggccgccgtcgccgcgctgCGCCTTCCGCCCACCCGTCGCCCGGCACCCCCTCGCGAGAGCACACGAGCACGCGTGAGCCCCCATGGCCCCACGTTGGCCCTGCAGTCCCACAGCGCTGCCCCTCCCGAGCGCCTTCCCCGCCGCCGCTCGGCCTGCCCTGCTGGAGCGCGGCCACGGCCTCTGCACACCGCCGTGCGCGTGGCCGGCCCTTGCAAGCACCTACGGCTGCTCCCATCGCCAGGCCACCGTGCGCGCGAGCGCGCTCGAGCCCCGTGTTGCCCCACGCCGCTCCACCTCCGTTGCCGAGCCCCGCCTGCACCTCGCCACAGTGCCGTGGCCGTCGGCCCACGCGGCCCGAGCGCTGCCGGCCACCTCCGGCCATGGCGTAGGTACTAGAGGGTGCACCCGGCAGCGGGCAAGCCGTGATGACGCCTTCCCACCATCGTTGGTGACAACTGCCACCCCCGCCATCGTCCGCTCCGGGCCGCCCCTGCTGCTGATGCCTGTCGCGGGGCTCCGCCTCCATGCGCCGCCCCGGGCCGTGATTCGGGCCCCACCAGCGTGGCCGTGCTCCGTGCATCGCCTGCGTCACCGCCGTGGCCGCCCCGGCCGGAGACCCGCCGGTGATGGCTCCCCCACCGCATACTCTGCTCTGGAGGAGGTGAGGGCGTAGGAGTGTGAATAAAAGCTTTTTCGGGGGGCTAGGTGTCAAAActatgactcatatgaatagtagcACATAGTGTTGTTTACCTCAAGTTAGTTTAAGGTAAATGCAGGGTCCTTTTTGCATAACCGCATGGGCCGGCCGCTTCCGGCTGCTGAGCCGCCGCCtgccccgcctgggccgcgctcgcCGCGCCATGGGCCACGGCCTGTGGCCACGCGCGTGCCCCGCCCCCGCCTGGGCCACGCGTCCGCGTGGGCCGCCACAGCTGCGGCCTGGCCGCGTAGCCCAGTGCCCGGAGGAAatttcatttttcctttttcttatttgCAGAAACTTCATAAATCCGCcaaaaagtgtagaaaaatcacaaaaataccaaaccaattttgttaagtttctaaaatcataatCTATCTGATAGTGTATTTCGTTCGCATAGGTTCTGTATGTTTTTagtgttgctctaattattttaacatgcttaatattgttaagacataaacttgtaggaattttcatgataaatcggtgatagtattaactctaaaaattttatggtaggttCATCATATGGTTAGGtgtccactgtaatttttgtagctgcaGAATAATTAAATTGCTAAGATAGCAAATGAGgcctagtttgaatatatagtaaatcaaataaatgaaataaagaaacaccttggaattgtgtaactaaaacacttgttggaaaATAACACCTTTCTCgacgatgttgatacgtagattagtacgttagtcattagagctagcttgttagttcatagtgtgtactctgttttaagagttgttgttgccttgttaattaactattgcatcatctctgcattgtattgcataccataataggtACGGTGATGGATTGCAGaatcatcgggagttgctggtgaGATGGTACTGTTGGAGATCGTGTCaccaagatggaatactaactttttgTTATATGTTACCCagacaagccctggtgcataacccctatttttctgcactttatattatgtttgtgcattaagttttaaggagttgaatgaaacccacttgcatatatatatatatatatatatcctatgagtcttactaatatgacaggatcgtgtagattgctatgctataggactccggtagaagttgagtggttgcctgtcactcgcgagagatagaaaatatattattgttgttactatattattatcacctggaatatatatgaatgataattggagaccagacggaatggtactttggatctggacttggtttggcattcgagcgaggctcggattacatttgttccgcctgtgtcggttaaggattggCCGTTGCATTgagttctaggcaggtcacagacttattatcctgaacacatacttatgtatgggctcgggaagacttattgctctcttgtcatgggttccggctctttccgaaccgactaattggaggcggggatggtggaggtctaagcaccgcactgagtccgggactcaggagcgggggcttggagtccaagtttggacggggacctggacccccatgacaggagggtagtgggttggtcttgcttgtgcctagggtacaagcagggcttgtgttttagggtacccaactgggatacattgttcgcgaatcgccgggcgatccgatacgacttgtctacagtctagcagcgtagtaagaactagaagatgaaagatggtaaaatgattctgattgcttaccacctgcttgaaagtagcacaggtgcttacatagaatggttagttaataaactaatgttgactgctaataaaattgaatataaagacgcacgcttagtaatgtttcctgtagatgcaataaacccacaagctagatagccttgcatatcctcggagtcttttctttcctcctgtcgggtaagtcttgctgagtacaattgagtactcagggttttatttcctcctgttgcaggtgataggcggatgctagagctgactcttgggtgtggattcctcctggtgggctcagagaggattcctttatgctgcgatcatagtttttatttataactctcgctaaatgttttataaatagaagttttataatctgttgtcatagtttatatatcaatgcttcatcatatcatgaatagatatttatttccgctggagctctgatcacatgtttatattccgcttttaaattaaattgttcataactctgataacatgggtatattccgctgttataatccataaatattatactctgatgctgcatggaaagtgatgtaagaaatggtttaaGAAtgctgtaagctttattctctcatttgtgatcctgatggaaaaatatgaatttttgggttctcccttggggtgtgctcgatggaactgcgtaatttagtgtcttcccttgagtacttagtgtctaatgaaagacaagtactcctgagaggcattagattaggcggttctgccacacatctAGATGGCCTGGAGCAGCCGAGGaagattggcatgagttggtgattgttcgtggccatctcccggtgattgtgagaggtccTGTActttcccggcggagagccgaaaggtaactctagtggattgctcgtgtcattgagttacctcacttgtgggtaggctcTTGCGCTGTC encodes:
- the LOC136477743 gene encoding uncharacterized protein At2g24330-like codes for the protein MASSPAEAEAGAPATLEAAEAKGKRGGGVLGRVWRALFGGREDFEKRLQYLSKEEAAVHARMRRRTQFSRRAVRNLIVFSVLFEVLAVVYAIMMTRDEDLTWQMRAMRVLPMFILPAVSSVIYSAVVNFTRMLERKDQKTLEKLRAERKAKIDELKERTNYYLTQQLIQKYDLDPAAKAAAASVLASKLGEETGLKFHVGEEPKLDAAVARSNDVEIVPSDGLRNRKQPNARGSRTGSPAAHTPAQGTESNLPASAGLETAPVPMVVEHHQGSGASHGGGWIGKIAALLVGEDPSQSYALICGNCHMHNGLARKEDYPHVTYYCPHCHALNTSKQSMGQYSGSNSDRSTPVVLADGLSTSSSVQETELSNLTTLQELPEEGNAEKQEVEAS